The following are encoded in a window of Chondrinema litorale genomic DNA:
- a CDS encoding ligand-binding sensor domain-containing protein: MILRRACIYIVFGCLFSIVGMEQTVFGQLTSTPYNFYSFDLIKSEGLFKAITKDKYGYIWIASDEGLTKFNGKETVTYKNKFISEFAKAFITRKNGDFLVLHDHGLEQVFINEDTVTFAPYFNFELHYPKSVYETLSGSLFVGEFDGITEVTKGEKIKHELEGENAIPSLLRTFVFDEDTYGNLWAVSYNGRLYAYNRGTKSFLLKEINIDAANVNSLVCVGYNTILLGTTKGLYKVDITRQQEITSVQKISDSLRDISVMKEIEGKILIGTWNNGFLIMKENEGTYQIETVEDIPHPDVVDIFLDNAGVWIAGNENISFLENIPFSSTAINGHKNLIQSLDVSDNNQLVVAEEKNIYLLDQTKVGLQLNFTYRTNNFFIRKALKKDNIIWIGDFDGRVHKIDINTSRIELTEQVEKGGLGIESMLIDSKGNVWACGNPNVGVMRYTGDEKKYYSAQSALKQCVVIRENLQGDVFTAGKIPSTIFKYNAVTDSFDSLMLVDDSEKKIEELTINDIGFLGDKMYLATNKGLYFTKFNKDKKYSLGEHLTTQRVETDNFTDVEAKAIAISQEGIIWLANNYGLIRLEKDNTVTFYDRTQGLPSKIIKERSLVFDYTQKLWIGTEKGLSFIAKPDFLSRQTIKPLLQNAGINNIMQSISGFAENETAKFSLPYNGSLELNFFTPNYPTSQLVYQYSLVGNDTAITTQSNQNLYSIYNLEPGEYELSVKAKKEAGYYWSDALIITVIIESAWYTRWWVITLAILFLGVLAVWFNRWSNRQVINQKTRLESIVSERTEELNQQKNELIDKQQKIIDQKDELLAKNNSLYETQHALTHAELKFRESKEKQLEDELEYRNKQLTSHTLNILQKSELLEELAKKIEVLIDDAKGDPFEELKKIKKYIDNSLHLEKDWEDFKLYFEQVHTNFYSKLSISHPNLTSNELRHCALIRLNLSLTECASILGISTESVKISRFRLRKKLELQNNQSLTEFIMAI; encoded by the coding sequence ATGATTTTAAGGCGTGCTTGTATATATATAGTTTTCGGATGTCTGTTTTCGATTGTTGGGATGGAACAGACTGTGTTTGGACAACTTACTTCTACTCCGTATAACTTTTATAGCTTCGATTTAATAAAATCTGAAGGCTTATTTAAAGCTATTACAAAAGATAAATATGGTTACATTTGGATAGCTTCAGACGAAGGACTTACTAAATTTAATGGTAAAGAGACAGTTACCTATAAAAATAAATTCATTTCAGAATTTGCCAAAGCATTCATTACTCGCAAAAATGGAGATTTTTTGGTGTTGCACGATCATGGTTTAGAGCAAGTATTTATCAATGAAGATACCGTAACTTTTGCACCCTATTTCAATTTTGAACTCCATTACCCCAAATCTGTTTATGAAACCCTTTCAGGTAGTTTGTTTGTAGGTGAGTTTGATGGCATAACCGAAGTTACCAAAGGGGAGAAAATTAAGCATGAATTAGAAGGAGAAAATGCAATTCCCAGCCTTTTACGAACTTTCGTATTTGATGAAGATACCTACGGAAACCTTTGGGCAGTATCATACAATGGGAGATTGTATGCTTACAATCGTGGAACAAAATCATTTTTATTAAAAGAAATCAATATTGATGCGGCTAATGTAAATAGCTTGGTTTGTGTTGGCTATAATACTATTCTTTTAGGTACAACCAAAGGACTTTACAAAGTAGATATCACTCGCCAGCAGGAAATTACTTCTGTGCAAAAAATCTCTGATTCACTCAGAGATATTTCTGTAATGAAAGAGATAGAAGGAAAAATCTTGATTGGCACTTGGAACAATGGTTTTCTAATAATGAAAGAAAACGAAGGTACTTATCAAATAGAAACAGTAGAGGATATTCCGCATCCAGATGTGGTAGATATTTTTCTCGATAATGCCGGAGTCTGGATTGCCGGAAATGAAAATATTAGTTTCCTCGAAAATATTCCTTTTTCGAGCACTGCCATTAACGGGCACAAAAATCTGATACAATCGCTAGATGTAAGCGATAATAACCAACTAGTTGTCGCTGAAGAAAAAAACATCTATTTGCTAGATCAAACAAAAGTTGGATTACAGCTAAACTTTACTTACAGAACAAATAACTTTTTTATTAGAAAAGCACTCAAAAAAGACAACATTATCTGGATTGGCGATTTTGACGGAAGAGTTCATAAAATTGACATTAATACAAGTAGAATTGAATTAACTGAGCAAGTAGAAAAAGGTGGTTTGGGTATTGAAAGTATGCTGATTGATAGTAAAGGCAATGTTTGGGCTTGTGGTAATCCTAATGTTGGAGTAATGCGATATACAGGAGACGAAAAGAAATATTATAGCGCTCAATCCGCATTAAAACAATGTGTTGTAATTAGGGAAAACTTGCAAGGCGATGTTTTTACTGCGGGTAAAATTCCATCAACCATATTTAAATACAATGCAGTTACAGATAGTTTCGACAGCTTAATGTTAGTAGATGATTCTGAAAAGAAGATTGAAGAATTAACCATTAACGACATTGGTTTTTTAGGCGATAAAATGTATCTGGCAACCAACAAAGGCCTATATTTTACTAAATTTAACAAGGATAAAAAATATTCACTTGGTGAGCATCTAACAACCCAAAGAGTTGAAACTGATAATTTTACAGATGTAGAAGCCAAAGCAATTGCTATTTCTCAAGAAGGTATTATCTGGTTGGCAAATAATTATGGACTTATCAGATTGGAGAAAGATAATACAGTTACTTTTTACGACCGAACTCAAGGTTTGCCATCTAAAATTATAAAAGAGAGAAGTTTGGTTTTCGATTACACCCAGAAACTTTGGATTGGTACAGAAAAGGGATTGAGTTTTATTGCCAAACCAGATTTTCTTTCCAGACAGACCATTAAACCTCTTTTACAAAATGCAGGTATTAATAATATAATGCAAAGTATTTCTGGTTTTGCAGAAAATGAGACAGCTAAATTTTCTCTCCCTTATAATGGTAGTTTAGAGTTAAACTTTTTCACACCAAACTATCCAACTTCTCAATTAGTATATCAATATAGTTTAGTGGGGAATGATACAGCTATTACTACACAAAGTAATCAAAACTTGTATTCTATCTATAATTTAGAACCAGGTGAATATGAATTAAGTGTAAAGGCAAAGAAAGAGGCTGGATATTACTGGAGTGATGCATTAATAATAACGGTAATTATAGAATCTGCTTGGTATACAAGATGGTGGGTAATTACCTTGGCTATTTTGTTTTTGGGAGTATTAGCTGTTTGGTTTAACAGGTGGAGTAACCGACAGGTAATTAACCAAAAAACTAGACTTGAATCCATTGTAAGTGAGCGAACAGAAGAGCTAAATCAACAAAAAAATGAGCTGATAGATAAGCAGCAGAAGATTATAGATCAGAAAGACGAACTTTTAGCCAAGAACAATTCGCTTTACGAAACACAACATGCACTTACACATGCAGAACTTAAGTTTAGAGAATCTAAAGAAAAACAACTAGAAGACGAGCTTGAATACAGGAACAAACAGTTAACATCTCATACTTTAAACATTCTGCAAAAAAGTGAGCTGCTTGAAGAACTGGCTAAAAAAATCGAAGTGTTGATTGATGATGCCAAAGGTGATCCTTTTGAAGAGTTGAAAAAGATTAAAAAGTATATAGATAACAGTTTGCATCTCGAAAAAGATTGGGAAGATTTTAAACTCTACTTTGAACAAGTTCATACCAATTTTTATTCAAAGTTATCTATTAGCCATCCCAACTTAACCTCTAATGAATTGAGGCATTGTGCCCTCATTCGTTTAAACCTTTCGCTTACAGAATGTGCCTCTATTTTAGGAATTTCTACTGAGAGTGTAAAAATCTCTAGATTCAGATTAAGAAAGAAATTAGAGCTCCAAAACAACCAGAGTTTAACAGAATTTATCATGGCTATTTAA
- a CDS encoding PAS domain S-box protein, with translation MKETSELSSKSYNLIDFIRKVKESNNFYLIVDELKEIITANYTSDIWKEYFEENNHSLDFSGKDANNNTFQLDLLDLKDSFRKGELNFFDCELYLQKQKLEDYNVYSDFGLELNNGNFAVILIFEERNILEKKKVTLSVREVNELMDIFEVSALLNINTEISSFYTSDQFKKYAGTDEDVNEFSFLEAIIHPADVNYAQQFFLMPGSKTEKKNAVFRIKNTVGTYHFIFCKAITFEMDGEEGQVFIFSNLRPEIKLDIPQHKNTSFFFSGIDRKVLFLKKKNIQQIEAHNNAVISDFALAVEEKAKIDSSIEQCLKLGEAECEAQLKLSDEKLQNYNLKQIRINSDSGELLGFFSLVKPLRLNRKKLIREEEVSAYQKIFNQLESSIIVTDKNGFIEILNDSSKKLFNIQTGDNFKSIYDAYESEILVQNLNSAIGNSTIENIWNYTNHTGEQVTINTKITLLELANEHQFLLLTNNDVTKQEKIKQEKFKVIKNLQSSYHKLLESENNNSTQLTHYVDNIKWLKSERSLLNAFFNSFSHAAFIIDQELSIKYYNEQANKLIMNLNGVYLGRHLKLDEYHLPCKNTYFIKYVREAFTGKKLKLISTNKIPGYKKPRTYEIVFIPMKNVGRQSHEFISCNFTDVTDSHSRQIQLNMYEDIVKNTSDGIIVTKAEPLHSPGPEIIYVNMATEKMTGYYAEELIGRSPRILQGENTDRKVLDKIKLALIKGKPVKEELINYTKAGSPYWVELSISPIYNKMGEVSCYVSHQKDITSRKEQEHERSSMIQHLLTQNEELEQFAFITSHNLRAPVARLLGLTDIINTELAKGSNPQDLFKHIATSANNLDEIIKDLNHILAYKKKIGEKKELVDFEEQLDQVKIMLDVNIKNSSARIVSDFSKCPSIFSIKSYILSILQTLIHNSIKFSKPKIEPRISLRSYTKHNNVYLEVEDNGIGFPLQVTDKTFRLYKRFHPEIPGKGINLFLIKSHIEMLKGRMEVKTEKDIGTTFKIIFPLK, from the coding sequence ATGAAAGAAACTAGCGAGCTTAGTTCTAAAAGCTATAATTTGATCGATTTCATTAGAAAGGTGAAAGAATCAAATAATTTTTATTTAATAGTTGATGAGTTAAAAGAAATTATTACTGCAAACTATACTTCAGATATTTGGAAAGAATATTTTGAAGAAAATAATCATTCACTAGATTTCAGTGGTAAAGATGCAAATAATAATACTTTTCAGCTTGATTTGCTAGACTTAAAAGATTCTTTTAGGAAAGGTGAACTCAATTTTTTTGATTGTGAGCTATATCTTCAGAAACAAAAGCTAGAGGATTACAATGTGTATTCAGATTTTGGCTTAGAACTGAATAATGGAAATTTTGCGGTTATTCTCATCTTCGAAGAACGAAATATTCTTGAGAAAAAGAAGGTTACGCTGAGTGTGAGAGAGGTAAACGAGTTGATGGATATTTTTGAAGTCTCAGCCTTGTTAAATATCAATACGGAAATTAGTAGCTTCTATACCAGTGATCAATTTAAAAAATATGCTGGAACAGATGAAGATGTAAACGAATTTTCTTTTCTAGAGGCAATCATTCATCCGGCTGATGTTAACTATGCTCAGCAGTTCTTTTTAATGCCAGGAAGTAAAACAGAAAAGAAAAATGCGGTTTTTAGAATTAAGAATACAGTTGGTACTTATCATTTTATCTTTTGTAAGGCTATTACATTTGAGATGGATGGAGAAGAAGGACAGGTTTTTATTTTTTCGAATTTACGTCCAGAAATAAAACTGGATATACCTCAACATAAAAATACTTCTTTTTTCTTTTCTGGAATCGATAGAAAGGTGCTTTTTCTGAAGAAGAAAAACATACAACAGATAGAAGCACATAATAATGCTGTAATTAGCGACTTTGCTCTAGCTGTAGAAGAAAAAGCCAAGATAGATAGTAGTATTGAACAGTGTTTAAAGCTAGGTGAAGCTGAATGCGAAGCCCAATTAAAATTAAGTGACGAAAAGCTTCAAAACTATAATTTAAAGCAAATTAGAATTAATTCAGACTCTGGAGAATTACTCGGCTTTTTTAGTTTGGTAAAACCTCTTCGGTTAAATAGAAAGAAATTAATACGAGAAGAAGAAGTATCAGCTTATCAGAAAATATTTAATCAACTAGAGAGTAGCATTATAGTCACCGATAAAAATGGATTTATAGAAATTTTAAATGATTCGAGCAAAAAATTATTCAACATACAAACTGGAGATAATTTTAAAAGCATTTATGATGCTTACGAATCAGAAATTTTGGTGCAAAATCTAAATTCAGCAATCGGTAATTCTACCATTGAAAATATCTGGAACTATACAAACCATACAGGTGAGCAAGTTACAATAAATACTAAAATTACACTTCTGGAACTTGCTAATGAGCATCAATTTTTGTTGCTAACAAATAATGATGTTACCAAACAGGAGAAAATTAAGCAAGAAAAGTTTAAAGTAATTAAAAACCTACAGAGCTCTTACCATAAGTTGCTTGAGTCTGAAAATAATAACTCGACTCAGTTAACACATTATGTAGATAATATTAAATGGCTCAAGTCTGAAAGGTCTTTACTAAATGCTTTTTTTAATAGTTTTTCTCATGCTGCATTTATAATCGATCAAGAACTCAGTATAAAATATTATAATGAGCAGGCGAACAAGCTCATTATGAATTTGAACGGAGTTTATTTAGGACGACATTTAAAACTAGACGAATACCATCTCCCATGTAAAAACACTTATTTTATAAAGTATGTAAGAGAAGCATTTACAGGTAAAAAGCTAAAGTTAATCAGCACTAATAAGATTCCGGGTTATAAGAAACCGCGTACCTACGAAATTGTGTTTATACCAATGAAAAATGTAGGTAGACAGAGTCATGAATTTATCTCATGCAACTTTACAGATGTAACAGATTCTCATAGCAGACAGATTCAGCTAAACATGTATGAAGACATCGTAAAAAATACCAGCGATGGAATTATTGTTACAAAAGCTGAACCGCTACACTCACCTGGGCCAGAGATTATATATGTAAATATGGCTACCGAAAAAATGACTGGTTACTATGCCGAAGAGTTGATTGGTAGAAGTCCACGAATTTTACAAGGTGAAAACACTGATAGAAAGGTGTTAGATAAAATTAAACTTGCCTTAATTAAAGGAAAACCTGTTAAAGAAGAACTGATTAATTATACCAAAGCTGGCTCACCATATTGGGTAGAATTATCTATTTCGCCTATTTATAATAAAATGGGAGAAGTAAGCTGTTATGTTTCGCATCAAAAAGATATTACCTCGAGGAAAGAACAAGAGCACGAGCGTTCGTCTATGATTCAGCATTTGCTCACTCAAAATGAAGAGTTAGAGCAATTTGCATTTATCACTTCGCATAACCTAAGAGCTCCTGTAGCTAGGCTATTGGGATTAACAGACATCATCAATACAGAATTAGCAAAAGGCAGCAATCCGCAAGATTTATTTAAACACATTGCAACTTCGGCAAATAATCTCGATGAAATAATTAAAGATTTAAATCATATTCTCGCATATAAGAAAAAAATTGGAGAGAAAAAAGAGCTTGTAGATTTTGAAGAGCAGCTAGATCAGGTAAAAATTATGCTGGATGTAAACATTAAAAATTCAAGTGCAAGAATTGTATCTGACTTTTCTAAATGTCCATCTATATTTTCAATAAAAAGCTATATCTTAAGTATTTTACAAACCCTTATTCACAACTCAATTAAATTTAGTAAACCTAAAATAGAGCCGAGAATATCTCTTAGAAGTTACACAAAACACAACAACGTATATTTAGAAGTAGAAGATAATGGAATCGGATTTCCATTACAGGTAACAGACAAAACCTTTAGGTTATATAAAAGATTTCATCCTGAAATACCGGGGAAAGGCATTAACCTTTTTCTTATAAAATCTCACATAGAGATGTTAAAAGGAAGAATGGAAGTTAAAACAGAAAAAGATATTGGAACTACTTTCAAAATCATTTTTCCATTGAAATAA
- a CDS encoding NADPH-dependent FMN reductase: protein MDFTVTIFYGSIRTNRAGIRAAYYIQNKLKERQVRVNFIDPQEYPLPFLDKMFKEYEAGTAPETMQKIADLLVASDGFIIVTGEYNHSIPPVLKNLLDHYQSEYFYKPSAIVSYSAGAFGGVRAAVHLRAILAELGMPSIPTTLPIPKVSVNFNENGITDNQSILLKTKKFLDEFEWYLEALKTQRLKHDKS from the coding sequence ATGGACTTTACTGTTACTATTTTTTATGGTTCAATTAGAACTAACAGAGCAGGTATAAGAGCAGCATATTATATCCAAAACAAATTGAAAGAAAGACAGGTACGGGTAAATTTTATTGATCCGCAAGAGTATCCATTACCTTTTCTTGATAAAATGTTTAAAGAATATGAAGCTGGTACAGCTCCTGAAACAATGCAAAAAATCGCAGATTTATTAGTTGCATCTGATGGTTTTATTATTGTAACAGGAGAGTACAATCATAGCATCCCACCAGTTTTAAAAAATCTTTTAGATCATTATCAATCAGAATACTTTTATAAACCAAGTGCTATTGTTAGTTATTCTGCAGGTGCTTTTGGAGGTGTAAGAGCAGCAGTTCATTTGCGCGCTATATTGGCTGAGTTAGGTATGCCTAGCATTCCCACAACTCTTCCAATACCCAAAGTATCGGTCAATTTTAATGAAAATGGAATAACAGATAATCAGTCAATTTTATTAAAAACTAAAAAATTTTTGGACGAGTTTGAGTGGTATTTAGAGGCCCTCAAAACTCAACGATTAAAACATGATAAGAGCTAA
- a CDS encoding TolB family protein, with product MKMKLYLVAIFMICTQTVYSQMPDKLFPQSKDIGKPKISGSSVYHPEDQSYSINASGYNIWFERDEFHYLYNTVEGDFIFTTNLGFEKEGSDPHMKIGIMLRASEEDNAAHVSAVLHGDGLTVMQWRKLKGAFMRDPQDEIFALKKNYQILQLERKGDEFILRGAHNGEPLQIIGSQVLPDMPDKLLTGLFTCSHNPNETVAGKFWNVRLDKPEIKDYDPYTSGFLGCRMETMNVFDGKRKVIFAKKDRFEAPNWMPDGKKILFNMDGGIYTIPVDGGSLEKINTGTANNNNNDHGISFDGKMLAVSHHREGLREGGSTIYVLPLEGGTPKLITEETPSYWHGWSADNKDVVFVAKRGETESFNIYKASIKDSKETQLTFNNNTHVDGPEYSPDGKYIYYNGNQSGTMQVWRMKPDGSEKEQLTFDQYNNWFPHISPDGKWMVYLSFTEDIEVDAHPSYKRVELKLVPLLKGDFAGAPKVIAYLYGGQGTINVPSWSPDSKHIAFVSNSGKE from the coding sequence ATGAAAATGAAACTATACCTAGTTGCAATCTTTATGATTTGCACGCAAACAGTCTATTCTCAAATGCCCGATAAACTATTTCCCCAAAGCAAAGATATTGGCAAACCAAAAATATCAGGATCATCTGTTTATCATCCAGAAGACCAGAGTTACTCCATAAATGCTTCTGGCTATAATATTTGGTTTGAAAGAGATGAATTTCATTATTTGTATAACACAGTAGAGGGAGATTTTATCTTTACTACCAATCTGGGTTTTGAGAAAGAAGGTTCTGATCCTCATATGAAAATTGGTATTATGCTTAGAGCATCCGAAGAAGATAATGCTGCTCATGTAAGCGCAGTACTTCATGGTGATGGCTTAACTGTAATGCAGTGGAGGAAACTAAAAGGTGCTTTTATGCGCGATCCACAAGATGAAATTTTTGCTCTTAAAAAAAATTACCAAATTTTACAGCTAGAAAGAAAAGGCGATGAATTTATATTGCGTGGTGCTCACAATGGTGAACCTTTGCAAATTATTGGTTCTCAAGTTTTACCAGATATGCCCGATAAGCTGCTAACAGGACTATTTACCTGTTCTCACAATCCCAATGAAACCGTAGCTGGAAAATTCTGGAATGTGAGGTTAGATAAACCAGAAATTAAAGATTACGATCCGTATACAAGTGGCTTTTTGGGTTGTCGTATGGAAACTATGAATGTATTTGATGGAAAACGAAAAGTAATTTTTGCTAAAAAAGACCGCTTTGAAGCTCCTAACTGGATGCCCGATGGCAAAAAAATACTTTTCAATATGGATGGAGGAATTTATACTATTCCTGTAGATGGTGGAAGTCTTGAAAAAATTAATACTGGAACTGCAAACAATAATAACAACGACCATGGGATTTCATTCGATGGAAAGATGTTGGCAGTTAGCCACCACCGCGAAGGATTGAGAGAAGGTGGATCTACCATTTACGTTTTGCCTCTTGAAGGAGGAACACCTAAATTAATTACAGAAGAAACACCTTCTTACTGGCATGGATGGTCTGCCGATAATAAAGATGTTGTGTTTGTTGCTAAAAGAGGAGAAACAGAGAGCTTTAATATATACAAAGCAAGTATTAAAGATTCGAAAGAAACGCAACTAACTTTTAACAACAATACTCATGTAGACGGCCCAGAATATTCACCTGATGGTAAATACATATATTACAATGGAAACCAATCTGGAACTATGCAGGTTTGGAGGATGAAACCAGATGGCTCAGAAAAAGAACAACTCACCTTTGATCAATATAATAACTGGTTTCCACACATCTCACCAGATGGTAAATGGATGGTCTATTTATCTTTTACAGAAGATATTGAAGTAGACGCCCACCCTTCTTATAAAAGGGTAGAATTGAAACTAGTTCCTTTGCTAAAAGGTGATTTTGCAGGTGCACCAAAAGTTATCGCCTACCTCTACGGTGGACAAGGTACTATAAATGTACCCTCTTGGTCACCCGACAGTAAACATATTGCTTTTGTAAGTAATTCTGGGAAAGAGTAA